Proteins encoded within one genomic window of Paraglaciecola psychrophila 170:
- the recO gene encoding DNA repair protein RecO — protein sequence MLPEQLTGFVLHRRSYRETSYLTDLFTLELGKVSAVARGVRGNKGDKKSLLQSFQPLLLSVTGKHELRNLHQLESAGSRLQLVGHQLFSAMYLNELLNRLLPKEVPHPELFLCYQQSLQWLANGGDIEPCLREFELSLLNDMGYGIDLTQEYESGETVEPNVDYCLVLESGIRRIDVNALGTNRFSGEALLQVSNNLWTPNSLQCAKRITRMALSPLLGRKPLKSRELFQQTWTAARPANIGKFK from the coding sequence TTGCTACCTGAGCAGCTTACTGGCTTTGTGTTACATCGACGCTCATATCGAGAAACCAGCTATTTAACCGATTTATTTACTCTTGAACTAGGTAAAGTCAGCGCCGTTGCCAGGGGTGTCCGAGGCAATAAAGGCGACAAAAAAAGTTTATTGCAATCATTTCAACCGTTGCTGCTATCCGTTACGGGTAAACATGAATTGCGTAACCTCCATCAACTAGAGTCAGCCGGTTCCAGATTGCAACTTGTTGGTCATCAGTTATTTTCAGCCATGTATTTGAATGAGTTACTCAATCGGCTGTTGCCAAAAGAAGTGCCTCATCCAGAGTTGTTTTTATGCTATCAACAAAGCCTGCAGTGGTTAGCGAATGGCGGAGATATCGAACCTTGCTTACGTGAGTTTGAATTGTCGCTGTTAAATGATATGGGCTATGGTATTGATTTAACACAAGAATATGAAAGTGGAGAAACTGTTGAGCCTAATGTTGATTATTGTTTGGTCCTAGAGAGCGGTATCAGACGTATTGACGTTAATGCACTAGGAACTAATCGATTCAGCGGAGAAGCATTGTTACAAGTAAGTAATAATTTATGGACGCCGAACAGTCTACAATGTGCAAAGCGAATTACCAGAATGGCACTCTCGCCGCTACTAGGCCGAAAACCGCTAAAGAGCAGAGAGTTGTTTCAACAAACTTGGACGGCTGCAAGACCAGCCAATATTGGGAAATTTAAATGA
- the mazG gene encoding nucleoside triphosphate pyrophosphohydrolase, with protein MSNINKNNPQLNRLLDIMQQLRDPNTGCPWDQKQNFESIVAYTIEETYEVADAIFSGNMVDIKDELGDLLFQIVFYAQLAEEQKNFDFEDIAQSISDKLVRRHPHVFQATELKTDDELNLQWEKIKLQEREVAARPNDKSVLANIPIGMTPLLRAQKIQRQCSKVGFDWTEIPPVVDKIHEEIEEVLAEVNASEPNQQAVEEEIGDLLFAVVNLARHTSVNAETALIKANRKFEKRFRQVEQVIEKQGLSMESADMQQMEAAWQLIKSR; from the coding sequence GTGTCCAACATTAATAAAAACAATCCACAATTAAACCGGCTGTTAGATATTATGCAGCAGCTCAGAGATCCCAATACCGGCTGCCCTTGGGATCAAAAACAAAACTTTGAAAGCATAGTGGCGTACACAATTGAAGAAACCTACGAAGTCGCTGACGCTATTTTTAGTGGCAACATGGTTGATATTAAAGACGAATTGGGTGATCTCTTATTTCAAATAGTGTTTTACGCTCAATTAGCCGAAGAACAAAAAAATTTTGATTTTGAGGATATTGCACAATCTATTAGCGACAAGTTAGTTAGGCGTCATCCCCACGTTTTTCAAGCAACCGAGCTAAAAACCGATGACGAACTTAATCTGCAGTGGGAAAAAATCAAACTGCAAGAACGAGAAGTTGCCGCAAGGCCAAATGATAAAAGCGTATTAGCGAATATTCCCATAGGCATGACGCCGCTATTGCGTGCACAAAAAATCCAGAGACAATGCTCTAAAGTTGGATTTGACTGGACTGAAATACCGCCGGTAGTGGATAAAATTCACGAAGAGATTGAAGAAGTGCTGGCAGAGGTGAATGCATCAGAGCCTAATCAGCAGGCTGTGGAAGAAGAGATAGGTGACTTGTTATTTGCGGTTGTTAACTTAGCTCGGCATACATCGGTCAACGCTGAGACAGCATTAATAAAAGCCAATCGTAAATTCGAAAAACGCTTTAGGCAAGTTGAGCAAGTTATTGAGAAGCAAGGCCTCAGCATGGAGTCCGCAGATATGCAGCAAATGGAAGCCGCTTGGCAGCTGATTAAAAGTCGATGA
- the acpS gene encoding holo-ACP synthase: MAIMGLGTDVVEIARIANQLNKSQRLAERVLTPTEMHTFKAHKFPERFLAKRFAAKEAAVKALGTGIGSGVSFQHVEVVNLSSGQPTLLFSGKFAELCKEYNISRSFISISDEQHYAMATVVLESN; the protein is encoded by the coding sequence ATGGCGATTATGGGGCTGGGTACTGATGTAGTGGAAATAGCTCGAATTGCTAACCAATTAAATAAGTCACAGCGCTTGGCAGAGCGAGTACTCACTCCAACAGAAATGCATACATTTAAAGCTCACAAGTTCCCTGAACGTTTTTTAGCTAAACGTTTTGCCGCCAAGGAAGCCGCAGTAAAGGCACTTGGAACTGGAATTGGCAGTGGCGTCAGTTTTCAACATGTGGAAGTGGTGAATTTGTCTTCGGGCCAACCCACACTTTTGTTCTCAGGTAAATTTGCCGAGTTGTGTAAAGAGTACAATATAAGTCGCAGTTTTATTTCCATTTCCGATGAACAACATTATGCAATGGCTACTGTGGTTTTAGAGTCTAATTAA
- the relA gene encoding GTP diphosphokinase, whose product MVSIRTVHEDQRPPFEEWLAGLNLPEASKKKLRDLSDTPEILLIGQEMVEILHELHMDDETLLAALIYPYCEVHQLEDEQITKQFGEGIQKLIVGVRRMDAIKSLHTRANSKKKNDEVQIDNVRRMLLAMVEDVRVVVLKLAERICALQKVKHEDEETRVLVARECANIYAPLANRLGIGQLKWELEDHSFRYLHPDTYKKIAKLLDERRTVRQQYIEDFVSELQDVLDSQNIKAKVYGRPKHIYSIWKKMQNKHLSFEQLYDIRAVRIVADRLQDCYAALGEVHANWKHIPNEFDDYIATPKANGYQSIHTVILGEQGKTLEVQIRTNQMHEDAELGVAAHWRYKEGAISSRTGYEERINWLRKILLWQEEVSDSGDLVEELRSQVFDDRVYVFTPKGDVVDLPLGSTPLDFAYYIHSNVGHRCIGAKIVGRIVPFTYELQTGDQVEILTGKRSNPSRDWMHPGLGYVYSSRARAKIQTYFKKQDKGKNQQAGKDLLDRELGKVNLESKVATEATSRFNMQTLDDLYAAIGGGDVRIMQVVHFLQQKYAPAPELKIRSKKPQSAKLKKDSIVVEGVGNLLSQIAGCCQPLPGEHITGYITQGRGVSVHREDCEQLSNLLDQHPERQIDVNWASNLQAAFQTKVHIMGEDRDGILRDVTTVIANEQVTLLGVNSNSDTKLNTAKIELSLEVKNLTYLSKAISRLQLIRGVTDVFKVDK is encoded by the coding sequence ATGGTTTCAATTCGAACAGTACATGAAGATCAGCGCCCACCTTTTGAAGAATGGCTGGCAGGTTTAAATCTACCTGAGGCAAGCAAAAAAAAACTTAGAGACCTATCCGATACCCCAGAAATATTATTGATTGGGCAGGAAATGGTGGAAATTCTGCACGAATTACATATGGATGACGAAACCTTACTAGCGGCGCTTATTTATCCTTATTGTGAAGTACATCAATTAGAAGATGAACAAATTACTAAACAGTTTGGTGAAGGTATTCAAAAACTGATCGTGGGAGTGAGACGCATGGACGCTATCAAATCATTGCATACCCGTGCTAACAGTAAAAAGAAAAATGATGAAGTCCAGATTGATAACGTGCGACGCATGTTGTTGGCCATGGTCGAAGATGTACGGGTAGTGGTTCTTAAGCTCGCTGAGCGTATTTGTGCCCTGCAAAAAGTCAAACATGAAGATGAAGAGACGCGGGTATTAGTTGCCCGCGAATGTGCCAATATTTATGCTCCATTGGCTAATCGTCTAGGTATAGGTCAGTTAAAGTGGGAACTAGAAGATCATTCATTCCGCTATCTGCATCCTGATACTTACAAAAAAATTGCTAAATTACTGGATGAACGCCGTACTGTTCGACAGCAATATATTGAAGATTTTGTTTCTGAGTTGCAAGATGTACTAGATTCACAAAATATCAAGGCTAAGGTTTATGGCAGGCCTAAACATATCTACAGCATCTGGAAAAAGATGCAAAATAAACATTTAAGTTTCGAACAACTTTATGACATCCGAGCGGTGCGTATTGTTGCTGACCGTCTCCAAGATTGTTATGCAGCATTGGGTGAAGTGCATGCCAATTGGAAACACATTCCAAACGAATTTGATGATTATATTGCCACACCAAAAGCTAATGGGTATCAATCAATTCATACGGTGATCTTGGGTGAGCAAGGCAAAACCCTTGAAGTTCAAATTCGTACCAATCAAATGCATGAAGATGCCGAACTCGGTGTAGCCGCGCATTGGCGCTACAAAGAAGGTGCAATCTCTAGCAGAACTGGTTATGAAGAACGGATTAATTGGTTGCGTAAAATATTGCTTTGGCAAGAAGAAGTCTCAGACAGTGGCGATTTGGTCGAAGAATTGCGTAGTCAGGTATTTGATGATCGTGTTTACGTGTTTACGCCCAAAGGTGATGTGGTTGATTTACCTCTGGGTTCAACGCCTCTAGATTTTGCGTACTATATTCACAGCAATGTAGGGCATAGGTGTATAGGTGCAAAGATTGTCGGCAGGATTGTGCCATTTACCTATGAACTACAAACTGGCGATCAGGTTGAAATTCTAACAGGTAAACGTTCAAATCCCAGTCGAGATTGGATGCACCCGGGCTTAGGTTATGTATATTCTTCCCGTGCCCGAGCCAAAATTCAAACTTACTTTAAGAAGCAAGACAAAGGTAAAAACCAACAGGCAGGCAAAGATCTACTCGATAGAGAGTTAGGTAAAGTCAACCTTGAGTCTAAAGTCGCTACCGAAGCGACCTCCCGTTTCAACATGCAGACTCTAGATGACTTATATGCTGCCATTGGTGGTGGAGATGTTCGCATTATGCAAGTGGTGCATTTCTTACAGCAAAAATATGCACCTGCGCCTGAATTAAAAATAAGATCTAAAAAACCACAATCCGCCAAGTTGAAAAAAGACAGCATAGTGGTCGAAGGTGTCGGTAATCTGCTTAGTCAAATCGCGGGTTGCTGCCAACCGTTACCGGGTGAACATATTACAGGATATATCACTCAAGGCCGCGGAGTGAGCGTTCACCGAGAAGATTGTGAGCAACTTAGTAATTTGTTAGATCAACATCCTGAAAGACAGATTGACGTGAATTGGGCCAGTAATTTACAAGCTGCATTTCAAACTAAAGTACATATTATGGGCGAAGACCGCGACGGGATTTTACGTGATGTGACAACGGTCATTGCTAATGAACAAGTGACTTTATTGGGTGTAAATAGCAATAGTGATACTAAGCTAAATACAGCCAAAATTGAGTTAAGCCTTGAAGTTAAAAATCTTACATATTTGTCTAAAGCGATCAGTAGACTACAACTTATTAGAGGTGTAACAGACGTGTTTAAGGTTGATAAATAA
- the pdxJ gene encoding pyridoxine 5'-phosphate synthase — protein sequence MKEILLGVNIDHIATLRNARGTTYPDPVHAAEVAERAGADGITVHLREDRRHINDRDVRILKQTIQTRMNLEMAVTEEMLLIAEQTGPEFCCLVPEKREELTTEGGLDVAGNQSRMNIACARLAAAGILVSLFIDADKKQIDAAVEANAPFIEIHTGQYSAAKNEAEQQKELDILIEGIQYAHSQGLKVNAGHGLHYHNVKPIAAIPELYELNIGHAIIARAAFDGLHQAVTDMRRLMQEARA from the coding sequence ATGAAGGAAATATTACTCGGTGTGAATATTGACCATATTGCTACCTTGCGAAATGCCAGAGGCACTACGTATCCTGATCCTGTTCATGCAGCAGAAGTAGCTGAAAGAGCTGGGGCTGATGGTATTACGGTGCATTTGCGCGAAGATAGACGACACATTAATGATCGCGATGTACGTATTCTCAAACAAACCATTCAAACCCGCATGAATCTTGAGATGGCAGTTACCGAAGAAATGCTGCTGATTGCAGAACAAACAGGCCCAGAGTTTTGTTGTTTGGTGCCTGAGAAGCGTGAAGAATTGACCACTGAAGGCGGCTTAGACGTCGCGGGCAATCAATCCCGAATGAATATCGCCTGCGCGCGTTTAGCCGCTGCGGGTATATTGGTATCGTTATTTATTGATGCCGATAAAAAACAAATTGATGCAGCTGTCGAAGCGAATGCACCTTTTATTGAAATTCATACTGGTCAGTACTCAGCTGCTAAAAACGAAGCAGAGCAGCAAAAAGAATTAGATATCCTGATAGAAGGTATTCAGTACGCGCATTCACAAGGCCTAAAAGTGAATGCTGGCCATGGTTTGCACTATCATAATGTAAAACCTATCGCAGCTATTCCCGAGTTGTATGAACTTAACATCGGCCATGCCATTATTGCTCGTGCGGCATTTGATGGTTTGCATCAGGCTGTGACAGATATGCGCCGATTGATGCAAGAAGCAAGAGCTTAA
- a CDS encoding trypsin-like serine protease: MMNSFLKTGITSALFFICGFAVAAKSPLIPYSKTNSQIAETRIVGGEEAIQENWPWMTAYVGVFTNFLTSLSVNNVIYETRSFTSGVGGQVSGEIIACGIGDAVCVDATGNVCLIERGIVDFSEKSDNCEAGGGIGAIIYNNEEVDNITGGTLGEDYTGTIPIVAVNQKDGLALLEQIGNIASLAVSETTELQQDASCGASFLGDKWVLTAAHCVDSENANQFKMNVGEYDLSNGAENAIDIANIYIHPQYDADAISNDIALIELASSSDAVGVKIADPDVTDQYAIENSLATVAGWGGRAGYAPNEGPTSDFPDILHKVDLRLTTNAQCREELGESFGISAANVGVTDVMICAAIPEGGRGSCQGDSGGPLVVNTGSGVQQVGIVSWGFGCAASGYPGVYTRVSEFKDWISAITDGIAITQRHNFGLGLEGEVQTTGLAVTNNSETNVGLSFAFSDSNTFTLDASNCPTLDAGNSCQVSVSYLPTIANNVSSKLIITTDDPQVQSSSATVTAGTTLGYAVELAATAGSESDAVTLFSGGTNGASAWVASSTEVGIESTTTGDLQDSIFVASIEGEGVLTFDWAVSSEANTLVETDPDFERFDALFLYLNGDLVDVINGNDDEISFTEYSLNLSEGINLVNWTYSKDPDVSEGDDKGFIRNLVFTATVVAPPPVAVVPIPAPPNSSGGAGSLGWILLCLVGLIFRLRTKH; this comes from the coding sequence ATGATGAATAGTTTTTTGAAAACGGGGATCACCTCAGCATTATTTTTTATATGTGGCTTTGCAGTCGCGGCAAAAAGTCCATTAATACCTTACAGCAAAACAAATAGTCAAATTGCTGAAACACGCATCGTTGGGGGCGAAGAAGCCATTCAAGAAAACTGGCCATGGATGACGGCATATGTAGGAGTTTTCACTAACTTTTTGACGTCACTGAGTGTCAACAACGTCATTTACGAAACAAGATCCTTTACGTCTGGTGTTGGTGGTCAAGTCAGCGGTGAAATCATTGCTTGCGGAATTGGTGATGCAGTATGTGTTGATGCAACCGGTAATGTGTGTCTGATAGAACGCGGCATAGTAGATTTTTCTGAAAAATCAGATAACTGTGAAGCCGGTGGCGGTATCGGTGCCATTATTTATAATAATGAAGAAGTTGACAATATCACTGGTGGCACTTTAGGTGAAGATTACACTGGCACTATTCCTATTGTTGCAGTGAACCAAAAAGATGGCTTAGCTCTTTTAGAACAAATAGGCAATATTGCGTCGTTAGCAGTAAGTGAGACCACCGAATTGCAACAAGACGCCTCATGTGGCGCTTCGTTTTTAGGTGATAAATGGGTCCTTACTGCAGCTCACTGTGTGGATTCTGAAAACGCCAATCAGTTTAAAATGAATGTTGGTGAATATGATTTATCTAATGGGGCCGAAAATGCTATTGATATCGCTAATATCTATATTCACCCGCAGTATGACGCAGATGCCATTAGTAACGACATTGCACTTATAGAACTTGCATCTTCTTCAGACGCTGTCGGGGTGAAAATAGCGGATCCTGATGTCACAGATCAATATGCCATTGAGAATAGCTTGGCAACCGTTGCTGGCTGGGGTGGTCGAGCAGGTTATGCTCCAAACGAGGGGCCGACGTCAGATTTTCCAGACATCTTACATAAAGTCGACTTGCGGCTAACTACCAACGCTCAATGCAGAGAGGAACTAGGCGAAAGTTTTGGTATATCTGCAGCTAACGTTGGTGTTACTGACGTGATGATATGTGCAGCCATACCAGAAGGAGGAAGAGGATCATGTCAAGGAGACAGCGGTGGACCATTAGTCGTGAATACCGGCTCAGGAGTACAACAAGTAGGTATCGTGAGTTGGGGCTTTGGCTGTGCTGCATCAGGCTATCCTGGTGTTTATACGCGAGTGTCTGAGTTTAAAGACTGGATATCAGCTATCACTGACGGCATAGCTATCACCCAGCGACATAACTTTGGTTTGGGCCTTGAAGGTGAAGTACAAACGACTGGACTGGCTGTGACTAATAACAGTGAGACCAATGTTGGGCTCAGCTTCGCGTTTTCTGACTCAAATACCTTTACTTTAGACGCCAGTAACTGTCCCACTTTAGACGCAGGTAACAGTTGTCAGGTTAGCGTAAGTTACCTCCCAACAATTGCTAATAATGTATCTTCAAAATTGATTATCACCACTGACGATCCTCAAGTCCAAAGTAGCAGTGCCACAGTTACTGCGGGCACCACACTCGGCTACGCAGTAGAGCTGGCCGCAACAGCAGGTAGTGAATCTGATGCAGTCACCTTGTTTAGTGGCGGTACAAATGGTGCTTCAGCTTGGGTTGCCAGTTCAACTGAAGTAGGAATTGAAAGTACAACAACAGGTGACTTACAAGACAGTATATTTGTTGCAAGTATTGAAGGCGAAGGTGTACTTACTTTTGACTGGGCAGTATCTTCTGAAGCTAATACTTTAGTAGAAACAGATCCAGACTTTGAGCGATTTGATGCTTTGTTTCTTTACCTAAATGGTGATTTGGTAGACGTTATCAATGGGAATGATGATGAAATAAGCTTTACAGAATATAGTCTTAATTTGTCAGAAGGTATAAATTTAGTTAATTGGACATACAGTAAAGATCCCGATGTTTCGGAAGGTGATGACAAAGGGTTTATTCGTAACTTAGTCTTTACTGCAACAGTAGTAGCCCCTCCTCCAGTAGCGGTAGTACCAATACCTGCACCACCAAATTCGTCAGGTGGTGCAGGTAGTTTAGGATGGATATTACTGTGTTTAGTTGGCTTAATATTTAGACTTAGAACTAAACATTAA